In one window of Clavelina lepadiformis chromosome 4, kaClaLepa1.1, whole genome shotgun sequence DNA:
- the LOC143451581 gene encoding uncharacterized protein LOC143451581 isoform X4, with protein MLQDVQSSQIEAEDLWQVQKLAVELREGLVCSKLETSKDAPSLRVYKMYDVLIWDIQWYRIKSNSGGRRFWLCDPHMQRCATLGSQNLRRGIYFQHILDGSFGVIVCFKGGGEDFIFLIGLCHTKDVVGKIRKGSAIDEQVHEGSDVE; from the exons ATGCTGCAAGATGTTCAATCGTCCCAGATTGAGGCGGAGGATCTTTGGCAG GTGCAAAAACTCGCTGTGGAATTGCGGGAAGGCCTTGTGTGCTCCAAACTTGAAACGTCGAAGGATGCCCCATCCCTGCGAGTGTACAAGATGTACGATGTCCTCATCTGGGATATCCAGTGGTACCGGATAAAGAGTAATAGTGGTGGGAGGAGGTTCTGGCTCTGTGACCCACATATGCAGCGATGCGCCACACTTGGTTCTCAGAACCTTCGGCGAGgaatatattttcaacatatACTTGATGGCTCTTTTGGAGTCATCGTTTGCTTTAAAGGTGGTGGagaagattttatttttttgatcgGCCTGTGCCATACCAAAGATGTTGTCGGCAAGATAAGAAAGGGGTCCGCCATTGATGAACAGGTCCATGAAGGAAGTGATGTCGAATAG
- the LOC143451581 gene encoding uncharacterized protein LOC143451581 isoform X3 — protein sequence MKMIEKLLNRMISRFQRKVECIRDVTWRIWRPPSLKGAMSFFLAKGSNFLGYQRNLKMRRALDMVGMSLARRMVSSAYCCRLREVDLIFGQLWAAWMLRRMVSRDLPGVPHCCEEEMSSLRVGELGLEITIVENFLEQWREELLLFQLCR from the exons ATGAAGATGATTGAGAAGTTGTTGAACAGGATGATTTCCAGGTTTCAG AGAAAAGTGGAGTGTATTCGGGATGTAACATGGAGAATTTGGAGACCTCCTTCATTGAAGGGGGCGATGAGTTTTTTTCTTGCCAAGGGTTCCAATTTTCTGGGATACCAGAGAAACTTGAAGATGAG GAGAGCGTTGGATATGGTTGGTATGTCCTTGGCCAGGAGAATGGTGTCATCAGCATACTGCTGCAGACTGAGGGAAGTAGATCTGATCTTCGGGCAGTTGTG GGCCGCTTGGATGTTGAGAAGGATGGTTTCCAGGGATCTTCCAGGAGTTCCGCATTGTTGTGAGGAGGAAATGAG TTCTCTGAGAGTGGGTGAGTTGGGATTGGAAATAacaattgttgaaaatttcttGGAGCAGTGGCGAGAGGAG CTGCTTTTATTTCAGCTATGTCGATGA
- the LOC143451581 gene encoding uncharacterized protein LOC143451581 isoform X2 gives MKMIEKLLNRMISRFQRKVECIRDVTWRIWRPPSLKGAMSFFLAKGSNFLGYQRNLKMRRALDMVGMSLARRMVSSAYCCRLREVDLIFGQLWAAWMLRRMVSRDLPGVPHCCEEEMSSLRVGELGLEITIVENFLEQWREEVGESLIETGAMSMKGERSF, from the exons ATGAAGATGATTGAGAAGTTGTTGAACAGGATGATTTCCAGGTTTCAG AGAAAAGTGGAGTGTATTCGGGATGTAACATGGAGAATTTGGAGACCTCCTTCATTGAAGGGGGCGATGAGTTTTTTTCTTGCCAAGGGTTCCAATTTTCTGGGATACCAGAGAAACTTGAAGATGAG GAGAGCGTTGGATATGGTTGGTATGTCCTTGGCCAGGAGAATGGTGTCATCAGCATACTGCTGCAGACTGAGGGAAGTAGATCTGATCTTCGGGCAGTTGTG GGCCGCTTGGATGTTGAGAAGGATGGTTTCCAGGGATCTTCCAGGAGTTCCGCATTGTTGTGAGGAGGAAATGAG TTCTCTGAGAGTGGGTGAGTTGGGATTGGAAATAacaattgttgaaaatttcttGGAGCAGTGGCGAGAGGAGGTGGGAGAATCTCTGATAGAAACTGGCG CTATGTCGATGAAGGGCGAGAGGTCATTTTGA
- the LOC143453354 gene encoding uncharacterized protein LOC143453354 isoform X1: protein MLQDVQSSQIETEDLWQVQKLAVELREGLVCSKLETSKDAPSLRVYKMYDVLIWDVQWYRIKSNSGGRRFWLCDPHMQRCATLGPQNLRRGIYFQHMLDGSFGVIVCFKGGGEDFIFLIGLCHTKDVVGKIKKGSAIDEQVHEGSDVEQLGHLVNIEMAP from the exons ATGCTGCAAGATGTTCAATCGTCCCAGATTGAGACGGAGGATCTTTGGCAG GTGCAAAAACTCGCTGTGGAATTGCGGGAAGGCCTTGTGTGCTCCAAACTTGAAACGTCGAAGGATGCCCCATCCCTGCGAGTGTACAAGATGTACGATGTCCTCATCTGGGATGTCCAGTGGTACCGGATAAAGAGTAATAGTGGTGGGAGGAGGTTCTGGCTCTGTGACCCACATATGCAGCGATGCGCCACACTTGGTCCTCAGAACCTTCGGCGAGgaatatattttcaacatatGCTTGATGGCTCTTTTGGAGTCATCGTTTGCTTTAAAGGTGGTGGagaagattttatttttttgatcgGCCTGTGCCATACCAAAGATGTTGTCGGCAAGATAAAAAAGGGGTCCGCCATCGATGAACAGGTCCATGAAGGAAGTGATGTCGAACAGCTCGGCCACCTCGTTAACATTGAAATGGCACCGTAA
- the LOC143451581 gene encoding uncharacterized protein LOC143451581 isoform X1: MKMIEKLLNRMISRFQRKVECIRDVTWRIWRPPSLKGAMSFFLAKGSNFLGYQRNLKMRRALDMVGMSLARRMVSSAYCCRLREVDLIFGQLWAAWMLRRMVSRDLPGVPHCCEEEMSSLRVGELGLEITIVENFLEQWREEVGESLIETGAAFISAMSMKGERSF, encoded by the exons ATGAAGATGATTGAGAAGTTGTTGAACAGGATGATTTCCAGGTTTCAG AGAAAAGTGGAGTGTATTCGGGATGTAACATGGAGAATTTGGAGACCTCCTTCATTGAAGGGGGCGATGAGTTTTTTTCTTGCCAAGGGTTCCAATTTTCTGGGATACCAGAGAAACTTGAAGATGAG GAGAGCGTTGGATATGGTTGGTATGTCCTTGGCCAGGAGAATGGTGTCATCAGCATACTGCTGCAGACTGAGGGAAGTAGATCTGATCTTCGGGCAGTTGTG GGCCGCTTGGATGTTGAGAAGGATGGTTTCCAGGGATCTTCCAGGAGTTCCGCATTGTTGTGAGGAGGAAATGAG TTCTCTGAGAGTGGGTGAGTTGGGATTGGAAATAacaattgttgaaaatttcttGGAGCAGTGGCGAGAGGAGGTGGGAGAATCTCTGATAGAAACTGGCG CTGCTTTTATTTCAGCTATGTCGATGAAGGGCGAGAGGTCATTTTGA
- the LOC143453354 gene encoding uncharacterized protein LOC143453354 isoform X4 gives MIEKLLNRMISRFQRKVECIRDATWRICRPPSLKGAMSFFLAKGSNFLGYQRNLKMRRALDMVGMSLARRMVSSAYCCRLREVDLIFGQLWGHPCRTPQEICIS, from the exons ATGATTGAGAAGTTGTTGAACAGGATGATTTCCAGGTTTCAG AGAAAAGTGGAGTGTATTCGGGACGCGACATGGAGAATTTGCAGACCTCCTTCATTGAAGGGGGCGATGAGTTTTTTTCTTGCCAAGGGTTCCAATTTTCTGGGATACCAGAGAAACTTGAAGATGAG GAGAGCGTTGGATATGGTTGGTATGTCCTTAGCCAGGAGAATGGTGTCGTCGGCGTACTGCTGCAGACTGAGGGAAGTAGATCTGATCTTCGGGCAATTGTG GGGGCATCCCTGTCGGACGCCGCAAGAGATTTGTATTTCTTGA
- the LOC143453354 gene encoding uncharacterized protein LOC143453354 isoform X5 — translation MENLQTSFIEGGDEFFSCQGFQFSGIPEKLEDEESVGYGWYVLSQENGVVGVLLQTEGSRSDLRAIVGRLDVEKDGFQGSSRNSALLRGGNEISESG, via the exons ATGGAGAATTTGCAGACCTCCTTCATTGAAGGGGGCGATGAGTTTTTTTCTTGCCAAGGGTTCCAATTTTCTGGGATACCAGAGAAACTTGAAGATGAG GAGAGCGTTGGATATGGTTGGTATGTCCTTAGCCAGGAGAATGGTGTCGTCGGCGTACTGCTGCAGACTGAGGGAAGTAGATCTGATCTTCGGGCAATTGTG GGCCGCCTGGATGTTGAGAAGGATGGTTTCCAGGGATCTTCCAGGAATTCCGCATTGCTGAGAGGAGGAAATGAG ATCTCTGAGAGTGGGTGA
- the LOC143451581 gene encoding uncharacterized protein LOC143451581 isoform X6 produces MKMIEKLLNRMISRFQRKVECIRDVTWRIWRPPSLKGAMSFFLAKGSNFLGYQRNLKMRAAWMLRRMVSRDLPGVPHCCEEEMSSLRVGELGLEITIVENFLEQWREEVGESLIETGAAFISAMSMKGERSF; encoded by the exons ATGAAGATGATTGAGAAGTTGTTGAACAGGATGATTTCCAGGTTTCAG AGAAAAGTGGAGTGTATTCGGGATGTAACATGGAGAATTTGGAGACCTCCTTCATTGAAGGGGGCGATGAGTTTTTTTCTTGCCAAGGGTTCCAATTTTCTGGGATACCAGAGAAACTTGAAGATGAG GGCCGCTTGGATGTTGAGAAGGATGGTTTCCAGGGATCTTCCAGGAGTTCCGCATTGTTGTGAGGAGGAAATGAG TTCTCTGAGAGTGGGTGAGTTGGGATTGGAAATAacaattgttgaaaatttcttGGAGCAGTGGCGAGAGGAGGTGGGAGAATCTCTGATAGAAACTGGCG CTGCTTTTATTTCAGCTATGTCGATGAAGGGCGAGAGGTCATTTTGA
- the LOC143451581 gene encoding uncharacterized protein LOC143451581 isoform X5: protein MKMIEKLLNRMISRFQRKVECIRDVTWRIWRPPSLKGAMSFFLAKGSNFLGYQRNLKMRRALDMVGMSLARRMVSSAYCCRLREVDLIFGQLWAAWMLRRMVSRDLPGVPHCCEEEMSSLRVGELGLEITIVENFLEQWREELCR from the exons ATGAAGATGATTGAGAAGTTGTTGAACAGGATGATTTCCAGGTTTCAG AGAAAAGTGGAGTGTATTCGGGATGTAACATGGAGAATTTGGAGACCTCCTTCATTGAAGGGGGCGATGAGTTTTTTTCTTGCCAAGGGTTCCAATTTTCTGGGATACCAGAGAAACTTGAAGATGAG GAGAGCGTTGGATATGGTTGGTATGTCCTTGGCCAGGAGAATGGTGTCATCAGCATACTGCTGCAGACTGAGGGAAGTAGATCTGATCTTCGGGCAGTTGTG GGCCGCTTGGATGTTGAGAAGGATGGTTTCCAGGGATCTTCCAGGAGTTCCGCATTGTTGTGAGGAGGAAATGAG TTCTCTGAGAGTGGGTGAGTTGGGATTGGAAATAacaattgttgaaaatttcttGGAGCAGTGGCGAGAGGAG CTATGTCGATGA
- the LOC143453354 gene encoding uncharacterized protein LOC143453354 isoform X2, whose protein sequence is MIEKLLNRMISRFQRKVECIRDATWRICRPPSLKGAMSFFLAKGSNFLGYQRNLKMRLESVGYGWYVLSQENGVVGVLLQTEGSRSDLRAIVGRLDVEKDGFQGSSRNSALLRGGNEISESG, encoded by the exons ATGATTGAGAAGTTGTTGAACAGGATGATTTCCAGGTTTCAG AGAAAAGTGGAGTGTATTCGGGACGCGACATGGAGAATTTGCAGACCTCCTTCATTGAAGGGGGCGATGAGTTTTTTTCTTGCCAAGGGTTCCAATTTTCTGGGATACCAGAGAAACTTGAAGATGAGGTTG GAGAGCGTTGGATATGGTTGGTATGTCCTTAGCCAGGAGAATGGTGTCGTCGGCGTACTGCTGCAGACTGAGGGAAGTAGATCTGATCTTCGGGCAATTGTG GGCCGCCTGGATGTTGAGAAGGATGGTTTCCAGGGATCTTCCAGGAATTCCGCATTGCTGAGAGGAGGAAATGAG ATCTCTGAGAGTGGGTGA
- the LOC143453354 gene encoding uncharacterized protein LOC143453354 isoform X3: MIEKLLNRMISRFQRKVECIRDATWRICRPPSLKGAMSFFLAKGSNFLGYQRNLKMRRALDMVGMSLARRMVSSAYCCRLREVDLIFGQLWAAWMLRRMVSRDLPGIPHC; this comes from the exons ATGATTGAGAAGTTGTTGAACAGGATGATTTCCAGGTTTCAG AGAAAAGTGGAGTGTATTCGGGACGCGACATGGAGAATTTGCAGACCTCCTTCATTGAAGGGGGCGATGAGTTTTTTTCTTGCCAAGGGTTCCAATTTTCTGGGATACCAGAGAAACTTGAAGATGAG GAGAGCGTTGGATATGGTTGGTATGTCCTTAGCCAGGAGAATGGTGTCGTCGGCGTACTGCTGCAGACTGAGGGAAGTAGATCTGATCTTCGGGCAATTGTG GGCCGCCTGGATGTTGAGAAGGATGGTTTCCAGGGATCTTCCAGGAATTCCGCATTGCTGA